DNA from Bradysia coprophila strain Holo2 chromosome IV unlocalized genomic scaffold, BU_Bcop_v1 contig_81, whole genome shotgun sequence:
TcctactggcttgcaacagaatttatccgcgGAAGTGACTATAGGGTtttgtagctggacttaccctctttcgttccacgtataaaaaaccccagataaattctgttgcaagccataaaGTTAGTCGAtgtaaaatgtcgctccaggagaccagcatttttgagtgttttcaacttgtttttggtcttcaaacaggctggagcgatGGGAACGAAATAAacttaggggccattcacaaattaccaACTTACCTAAGGGGGGGGTCAGAAAttagacatttttatatgaaaaacgcGTGCGAAACGGGGGGGGGGGTCAAAAATGACACGTCCACCGCGTGCGTAATTTATGGCCCCTTAATCAAAATTcatgttcagctcgaaattTTCTTGAGCCGAGTTATCGTTggccttgaaaatgttgctttccaCCTACTTCGCAGTAGGTGAAAACCTCATTTACTtgacttcacaaaatgaacagaaactgaattttttgCTACGAATATAGGTTTATTGAAGGCCGCTGCTATTTGTCCGTCGTGCAAAAAGTGCCTCTTGGGTGCCATTTACACATCGTAAAAATCTCTGCTATTAAGTACTGGACGATGATATCGTCaagattgtttttaaaaaaataaattttaaatgatatTATTTGTTCTGGATTATTATTTTAGTGAagacgaaatttaaatttgccaaaatggagcacgtttcttgacaaaaaaaatttttgtatggaaattttagtgaagacgaaatttaaatttgccaaaatggagcacgtttcttgacaaaaaaaaatttttgtatggaaatttttgtgaagacgaaaacttaaaatttgccaaaatggagcatgtttcttaaaaaaaaattttgtatggaaatttttgtgaagacgaaaacctaaaatttgccaaaatggagcatgtttcttgaaaaaaaaaatttctatggaaatttttgtgaagacgaaaacttaaaatttgccaaaatggagcatgtttcttgaaaaaaaaaaatttgtatggaagtttttgtgaagacgaaaacttaaaatttgccaaaatggaaCATCTttcttgacaaaaattttttttatggaaatacTAAAATGTCGGCGGTATTCTTAAAAACTACGCTTTAGCGGaaatatttcagtttaaatgtgtgtacgtTTCATGAGAAAATGGATACAAATAATtacgtttttttgttgtaatagGATACCGCGACTCGTgagaattacgaccctcgcttcgctcgggccgcaaacttcgCTCTATCTATCCCCCAAAAGTTTTAGTTGTTCGCCCTTATACCCCGCAGTCCGCTcatggtaaattttcaaagccttaaaaaatcattcattAGCATGAATTTTAGTGGTGGACAACTTGCCTGAGACGATAGAGCATAAAAAACCGTGGAACAAATTCGTTTCCGCCCATAAAATATGTTGATTGCAGAAATCGTCGTAGAATattcaaatagaaaataagGCCTTCGCCTCGTGCATTAGTGTTGCATGACCGGTTCACTCAGATCAAATTTACAACAAgttcagaaaataaataaaggaTCACTTTTTTGACAGAACTACGTTATTAGCGGGACTTACTAAATTTAGTAGAGGCACAAATTAAATTCGGAATATCCGTCAATATaggaaatttatgaaaaagacCAGGTCCGGGCCTGGTACAATTAAAAGTGatgttttgtgattttacGACGTAATTAATAAACCAACATGAGCCCTTTCAATCTAGGAAATAAGAATATTGTTGCAttcgataaataaaattctaaattttgttttttgtttggttttccACATTACCATTGAAATCGTTGAAATAAATAGAGTCTTGCATGCAAAttcattctattttttttttttggcaaaaaaaatgCTGTTCAAACAGCACAGCCAGTAGCTTAGATAGGttataaagaatttttggatTATATGATATTTACGTCCattctttggaaattttcatttgagagTCATAACTTTCCTTGAAAATTCAAACGgattccaattaatttaagaaatttagtGAATTCCCGAAATCTATCTCACTGATGTTCGTATGTCTgctaaatataattttaatcgGAATTTTTCAGCCCTAGAACCAGtcgataaaatttatatttagtGAATATTGTTCTTTTTACCAGTAAATAACAAGTAGATATACCAGAAGCAGGAGAACtcttcaatcatttttttttactttccaGTCAGACACTGAATGAAATTCACTATTTTTTCTCACGTATCTCGTATATTTTGACTAAATGTCTTTCTTCACTCAATTACACAAACAACTTATTTAGAAATGGTATCGTCCCCGATTAGCAATAGATTGCCGGTATGTTTGTGGCCTGCTAGTTGTAGCGAATGGTGATCTGTAGACTTGTGGTTTGGCAAATgcttgataggtggatttgaCTGGTTTCGGTGTGTAAACCTTTGTCTCATAGACTGGATCAGGTTGGTGCACATAAGCGTAAGGATCGTTTTTGTTTGGGTGCGATTCAATGTAAGCTAAAGCTCTCAAGATATAATCTGGAATTGGAGGAGCTACGGGAAGATGAGCGCCTTGTGGATGATATCCATTTTCGTCAGCAGTGTAGGTCAATTCGATGGGTGTTCCATCGTTATCGACCCATTTGGCTGAACCGGAAACTGATACACCGGCAACTCCTGACTCTTCGACTTCGATTCCATTATCAGCTTCGTATCCGTACTGATAACTGCCGTCTGGGTAGATATCGTTGTCAGATCGTAAAATCCTGGCATTAGCATCACGTTCACGCGCAAAGCTGAATGCTTGCGTGGAAGCGACCAATAACATACAGCAGACCAACTATCGAGATATGGAAACCACAGTtagactaatatttttgcacTGCTTTTGATTTTAGCACAGATTTTTGTTCCACTtaccaatttcatttttactaaaGATATGTTTACTTTGAAGCGTTTGAGCACTAAACGTGAACTGATTTGTTTAACCACATGCGATGCTCAATTTATATACTTTGCCATTTTgatgatgaaaataataaatctcATTGGTTTTCGTATATACTTTTTTAAAGGTTGGACCACAAGACAATCATCATCAAACAACAGTCAAGGCCGTTAAatagtttaaaatttgaaaaaattgtcttctCTTTTCCATTCCAACTGTGATTGGAATGGTGTGGTATAATTTACAGACGAgaataatttgcattttatctGTCGACTAAGGATCATATTAGACAAGATTGCGTGAAGAACAAGCTACAGATAATCATTAGCCCACAAACCGAACATAGTTATGGCACCACTTATGTCGGCATTGCgtataattttcatgttttctaGAAATGGAGAATTCAGAATCAATTTACTATACAAACCGATTGTCTGCAGCCAAAATATCTTTGGGCATTTAGtggaaattattcaaaaaatcgattttaattcatttttgaactGGTTTCCCGAATAATCAGAAACCCATGAGAGTATGCTTTATATTATACACGTTGCCGCGCTAGTCTACATACTGAAAGTGCACATAGTCTGGTCACTGTTGtaaaattcggttttcttGTCGCTGAAAATGATCTCGTGAAGATACAAGTTCTTCTGATATttctggtaattttttttcgaaattttgggTAAATAAATGTCTTGgaataatttgaattgaattactGGTCGGTATACCTCAATTATGAGACACACTTTAATTTTCCAGACACGGGCCGATTAGTAATCGATTGTAATATTATTCAACAAAACCCCCAAAATGAGTTATGTATCTAGTCTAGGTATcataaaaattcgaattttattcAGCTACAATTCGTAAGCTTTTCTGATTAactcattaaaattcaattgtttgtATTTCAAACGACGTTCGAGAATAACACACTTCGCGAAAAAGTTGCAGATACGAAGTTAAATTTACATTTGTCTGTTTTAAAAAAGGCGTCTGGATGATTAAATAAGGCAAAACACTCATGAAACAATAACTATTCACAGAAGAAAATAGACTCAATCTTTCGAATTAATATTGTCTTTTACTGGCAAGgctttatgtaaaatatttatcttaCCTTGGGTGCCGTGCCATAAACAAATGATGTCACGTTATTTAATAGAATTTTCTCTTATTTTCTTCCATTGTCACGAAAAGAGGATCCAATTGAACGTTTGTTAGAACCGTCacatattttcaaacattccTCCCTAATGTCATAACGTCATTTCGGTTTGCTTATCGATTAGAAACTTAAGAGTCATAggtgcttagctaaaattgtagcctacataagcgtgtttcgtatttcatttttggtgatatcttttcatcagaatccttttcgaaaaatgtacgacaaCTACAACACTACAACtacaacaaccaaatctattttcttctgaaagttttcatattcgtggtcgttattgtgGTCTTTATTGTGGTCTTacattattgaaaatgaattctggtTTAAATGATACActcggaattttgaaaaccgacacattttctgttttgtggtttattggttttttgtgaattttgcatgtatttttatatggagaggagaaatcagaaactcaagtgaAACAcatgaacagaaaatgtgtcggttttcaaaattccgtgcttGTATCTTTAcaccaaaattcattttcattttcaaaagtaaactaaaatccagtatttaaaaaacgcccaaatgtacgcttttcagcaaagcatcgatgaGGAATCAATACATcgctaaattgtagcctaaatttgtgagcaaaaatcatatattttcgatgataacttcgtATGCGCGTCCTTTCTGGAAAGGGTGGGATTGTCAAAATGTGTTGACTCagagtaaaaataataaatgtgcGTGATGGTGTAACCTATTTCGAGAAAACGCAATACTTCATAAAAATTGGctcaaattttgagttttttcgtAGCACACTAaatacatcaccacaaacatttatcacTGTTACTGAAAGTAAAAACTTCTTGACACAAAACGATGATCCCATTATTAGActcgtacgaagtactggggtcttataggtttacgcatacgtttgtaacacgtcgaattggactccctgagtaaggggaaacctattgtggttgtctagagatgccaaattagtgaagaaaaaaaatccgtctGTCTGtatgtctgtctgtctgtctgtctgtctgtctgtctgtctgtctgtctgttctctaacttgagtaaaacacatccgatttctaaaattcttttttccctcgtttggtaatgtcaaaagacaggctaagttcgaagatgggtgatttcggatcgacctctccggagctggggcccaataagtgcctaagtgttttttgacgatatctccagacatttaagcactacacttgtcagtgatacgtcaaataaaaggtatttacaataccgatcgacaaaaaaaagtttatggaaatcggatgaccgactcgtgagttagaccccttggtgtgaaacaggcacagggcggcaagcagttttagcttgtaggtcggccacatttgaacatatgtcgtctgttttagctttattagataggtattgaccgtaccaatcagggaaggACGCGCATacgaagttatcatcgaaaatacaCTACGTAACGCCCAAATGTAAGCTATAATTTCAGCTAAGTTATGATGCCTCTTAAGGACGATGGACCCTTTGCAActttttagcctacatttgggcagaaaaatattcgttttttgatgatttctcc
Protein-coding regions in this window:
- the LOC119072379 gene encoding pupal cuticle protein Edg-78E-like: MKLLVCCMLLVASTQAFSFARERDANARILRSDNDIYPDGSYQYGYEADNGIEVEESGVAGVSVSGSAKWVDNDGTPIELTYTADENGYHPQGAHLPVAPPIPDYILRALAYIESHPNKNDPYAYVHQPDPVYETKVYTPKPVKSTYQAFAKPQVYRSPFATTSRPQTYRQSIANRGRYHF